A single genomic interval of Mucilaginibacter robiniae harbors:
- a CDS encoding glutathione peroxidase: MKMLTLLFVLLFATATTTVYDFKLKTIDGKNFDLKKYRGKKLLIVNTASKCGFTPQYAELQKLADEYKDKVTIVGFPANNFGGQEPGANSEIKTFCQKNYGVTFPLSEKVSVKGDDISPLFKYLTTTENPDFTGEIKWNFEKFLIDENGKLIHRYRSQVKPLSPEITSQL; the protein is encoded by the coding sequence ATGAAAATGCTAACGCTGCTTTTTGTACTGCTGTTTGCTACAGCCACCACCACCGTATATGATTTCAAACTAAAAACTATTGATGGTAAAAACTTTGATTTAAAAAAGTACAGAGGTAAAAAGCTATTGATTGTTAATACAGCATCTAAATGCGGCTTTACACCACAATATGCCGAATTACAAAAGCTGGCTGATGAATATAAAGATAAAGTAACTATAGTAGGTTTTCCAGCTAACAACTTTGGCGGACAGGAGCCAGGCGCTAATAGTGAAATTAAAACCTTTTGCCAAAAAAACTATGGTGTTACCTTCCCGTTAAGTGAAAAAGTTAGCGTTAAAGGGGATGATATCAGCCCATTGTTTAAATACTTAACCACTACAGAAAACCCTGATTTTACCGGCGAAATTAAATGGAACTTTGAAAAGTTCCTGATTGATGAAAACGGCAAGCTGATTCATCGCTACCGTTCACAGGTAAAACCATTGTCACCTGAAATTACCAGTCAGTTATAA
- a CDS encoding ATP-binding protein, with product MQTDSVQTGQLYTLQLPSQLDSITLLENLIEEIADKYHISEDVFANMMTCLNEVVINAIVHGNKQDTAKKVIINVDVDPKRAIWTITDEGEGFDYNHLPDPTAEENLEKLTGRGVYIIKHLADQCVFNDKGNEVELQFKL from the coding sequence ATGCAAACAGATAGTGTTCAAACCGGGCAGTTATACACGCTGCAGCTTCCGTCACAACTGGATAGCATCACTTTGCTTGAAAATTTGATTGAAGAAATAGCCGATAAATATCATATCAGTGAAGATGTTTTTGCCAATATGATGACTTGCCTTAATGAAGTAGTTATTAATGCAATTGTACACGGCAACAAGCAAGATACGGCAAAAAAGGTGATCATAAATGTAGATGTTGACCCTAAACGGGCTATATGGACCATTACCGATGAAGGTGAAGGATTTGATTATAATCATTTACCCGACCCTACGGCTGAAGAAAATCTGGAAAAATTAACCGGACGTGGCGTATATATTATTAAACACCTGGCCGACCAATGTGTATTCAATGATAAAGGCAATGAAGTAGAGCTGCAGTTTAAATTATAA
- the ybeY gene encoding rRNA maturation RNase YbeY has protein sequence MAAVHFFAEDTSYKLKNKNNLKRWIKDTIQAEGFKLGELNYILCSDAYLLNINQQYLDHDTYTDIVTFDNSDTAGEINGDIFISVERTQENALKFEVSPETELHRVIIHGALHLLGYKDKSAAHKKQMTAKEDEYLARKSF, from the coding sequence ATGGCCGCCGTTCACTTTTTTGCAGAAGATACCAGCTATAAATTAAAAAATAAAAATAATCTTAAACGCTGGATAAAAGATACTATACAAGCCGAAGGCTTTAAGCTGGGCGAACTTAATTATATATTGTGTTCTGACGCTTACCTGCTGAACATCAATCAGCAGTATTTGGATCATGACACCTACACAGATATTGTTACCTTTGATAATTCGGATACTGCCGGAGAAATCAATGGTGATATTTTTATTTCCGTAGAGCGTACTCAAGAAAACGCCCTAAAATTTGAGGTTAGCCCTGAAACAGAACTGCACCGTGTTATTATTCATGGTGCTTTGCATTTGTTGGGGTATAAAGATAAATCTGCTGCTCACAAAAAGCAGATGACAGCCAAGGAAGACGAATACCTTGCTAGGAAATCTTTTTAA
- a CDS encoding MlaD family protein, whose translation MKTTSGQKIKIGLFVIIGLVVLFLGIFLIGSQKSMFNSTFGVYGIFKNVNGLMVGNNVRFAGINVGVVESINIVTDSSVRVDLTLNNNVKKFIKKDAKVSIGSDGLMGDKLVVISPGGAASHEVSSGDKLTAVNPLDIDRIINKLTRVADNAEELTSNLTGIVRDINHGKGSIGRLLHNDRMAKDLETTVSSAKTTIANANKTTTTLNQDLKAAQHNFLLRGFFKKKEKDQKRRQDSIKKAREEAGKKNKED comes from the coding sequence ATGAAGACGACATCGGGACAAAAAATAAAAATAGGCTTGTTTGTGATAATAGGCTTAGTCGTACTTTTTTTAGGTATATTCTTGATAGGTAGCCAAAAAAGTATGTTTAATTCCACATTCGGCGTTTATGGGATCTTTAAAAACGTGAATGGCCTTATGGTAGGTAATAACGTGCGTTTTGCGGGTATTAACGTAGGGGTGGTGGAAAGTATCAACATCGTAACTGATAGTAGCGTACGCGTTGATTTAACGCTAAATAACAACGTTAAAAAGTTCATCAAGAAGGATGCTAAAGTGAGTATAGGCAGCGATGGGCTTATGGGTGATAAATTGGTAGTAATTAGCCCCGGCGGCGCAGCAAGTCACGAGGTAAGCAGCGGAGATAAACTAACTGCTGTAAACCCACTGGATATTGACCGTATCATTAATAAACTAACCAGAGTAGCTGATAATGCCGAAGAACTAACCAGCAATTTAACTGGCATTGTGCGGGATATCAATCATGGTAAAGGTTCAATAGGTCGTTTACTGCATAATGATAGAATGGCTAAAGATTTAGAGACTACGGTATCATCAGCTAAAACTACCATTGCTAATGCTAATAAAACTACAACAACTTTAAACCAGGATTTAAAAGCAGCGCAGCATAACTTTTTGTTAAGAGGATTCTTTAAAAAGAAAGAGAAAGATCAAAAGCGCCGCCAAGATTCTATCAAAAAGGCTAGGGAAGAAGCTGGTAAAAAGAACAAAGAAGATTAA
- a CDS encoding DUF4175 family protein, translating into MSVVDNYTLLIDKVNTFIRKYYLNNLLRGLIFLGAGLLSAYLVIVVLEYFGNFDIALRSILFYSFVILNLFLVAWLVIPSLLAYLKLGKTLTHDEAAEIIGLHFQDVKDKLLNTLQLKKLANEDARHRLLIEASINQKIETLKPVSFPSAINLKENARYLKWVIGPFVIIAILAIAAPAVLTESTKRLIKHDQYFAPVAPFKFVVLNSSLSVMQGQDLKLEVKLDGNQLPANLYLETGSNTFKLDKQTLTRFQYLFTNLQQNTSFRLTANGFTSATYQVKVNQKPALLNFDVVLNYPAYLHKATETLSNAGDMTLPAGTSVEWQLHTRAAQQLAFSINQTQRQLTPAKTDVFTHTERIYRNTTYTVQPLTSATQAGEATSYRINVIADEMPAITVQEKQDSVSSKALYFSGNIQDDHGFSSLTFHYRTEAAGSKSKTVSLPVKANLSQTQADFFYYWNLKDLNITPGSQITYYFEVADNDGVNGPKSVRSAEHTLQAPTEQQMNEQLNAGTQVVKQKMQSAIKMAGQLEREAQKLNQLLLNKTTLSFDEKKQIEDLLKRKAELNDLIKDIKEDNQKNLYNRRENQQQSQELQEKQKEIENLFNNALDDKTQELLKKLQNLLQQEQKDATRDEIAKMQNNNKSIKKELDRMLELYKQLDFEQKLNENVNQLNKLAEQQQKLAEQTQQSGTDKQQLQQEQQKLQQDFQNVKKSLDDLSKANEQLERRNNFDKPEKDENAVEQSMQNSKDELQKNNRSKSAQAQQQTAKRMQQMASKMQQNEQEGEQEQNRIDVQQLRELLKVLVNSSFNQEKVMQSLRGMSSNDPSYVNMAQKQKDIKDNLKTAEDTLYALSRRIPQIQATVNQEVGSINDHIDKALENLGDRRTPEANRNQQYAMTSMNNLALMLSEALEHLQNSMNSGKGGGKKQQSIAQLSQMQQQLNQNMQKMREQLQQQGNQGKSQQGGQQNQAPGSSMSEQLARMARQQQQIRQQLEQLNRENNKDGTGKLGNLDKIAKDMEQTESDLVNKKITEESLKRQQQIQTRMLEAEKAEQEREQDKQRESQAGKDLPPGYIKALQGFQQHKAKQTEQLQTVPSALNLYYKQKIKRYFSQINAK; encoded by the coding sequence AACTTCGATATTGCCTTACGTTCAATTCTATTTTACAGCTTTGTTATACTAAATTTATTCTTAGTAGCGTGGCTGGTCATTCCATCTTTACTTGCCTACTTAAAATTAGGCAAAACCCTCACGCATGATGAAGCAGCCGAAATTATTGGCTTGCACTTTCAGGATGTAAAAGACAAATTGCTGAATACCCTACAGCTTAAAAAGCTGGCCAACGAAGATGCCCGCCACCGTTTACTGATTGAAGCCAGTATTAATCAGAAAATTGAAACTTTAAAGCCGGTCAGTTTTCCATCGGCCATCAATTTGAAAGAGAATGCCCGTTATTTAAAATGGGTAATAGGTCCTTTTGTTATTATTGCCATACTGGCCATAGCAGCACCAGCGGTATTAACAGAAAGTACCAAAAGGCTTATTAAACACGATCAGTATTTTGCACCAGTTGCCCCATTTAAGTTTGTAGTGCTGAACTCATCGTTATCGGTAATGCAGGGGCAGGATTTAAAATTGGAGGTAAAGCTGGATGGCAACCAATTACCGGCTAACCTATATCTGGAAACAGGCAGCAATACCTTTAAACTGGATAAGCAAACTTTAACCCGCTTCCAGTACCTGTTTACCAACTTACAACAAAATACCAGTTTCCGGCTTACTGCTAACGGGTTTACTTCGGCAACCTATCAGGTTAAAGTAAACCAGAAACCAGCTTTATTGAATTTTGATGTGGTGCTTAATTATCCGGCTTACCTGCATAAAGCTACTGAAACTTTATCAAATGCGGGCGACATGACTTTGCCGGCCGGTACATCAGTAGAATGGCAATTGCATACCCGCGCTGCACAGCAACTGGCTTTTAGCATCAACCAAACACAACGCCAGTTAACCCCAGCAAAAACTGATGTTTTTACGCATACCGAACGCATTTACCGGAACACTACTTACACCGTACAGCCACTTACATCGGCTACGCAGGCGGGCGAGGCTACGAGCTATCGTATCAACGTTATTGCCGATGAAATGCCTGCCATTACCGTACAGGAGAAGCAAGATTCGGTAAGTAGTAAAGCTTTGTATTTTTCTGGCAACATACAAGACGATCATGGCTTTTCATCTTTAACCTTTCACTACCGTACAGAAGCTGCGGGTAGCAAGAGTAAAACTGTAAGCTTGCCGGTAAAAGCTAATTTGAGCCAAACTCAAGCTGACTTTTTCTACTACTGGAACCTAAAAGATTTAAATATTACGCCAGGTAGTCAAATTACCTACTACTTTGAAGTAGCCGATAATGATGGGGTAAATGGCCCTAAAAGCGTGCGCTCAGCCGAGCATACCTTACAGGCCCCTACCGAGCAGCAAATGAATGAGCAGTTAAATGCCGGTACGCAGGTTGTCAAGCAAAAAATGCAATCGGCTATTAAAATGGCTGGGCAACTGGAACGCGAGGCACAAAAGCTTAATCAGTTGCTGCTAAATAAAACAACCTTAAGCTTTGATGAAAAGAAACAGATTGAGGATTTGCTGAAAAGAAAAGCCGAACTAAATGATTTGATAAAAGATATTAAAGAAGACAATCAAAAAAACTTATACAACCGGCGTGAAAACCAGCAGCAAAGCCAGGAGTTGCAGGAAAAGCAAAAAGAGATAGAAAACCTGTTCAACAATGCATTAGATGATAAAACGCAAGAGTTGCTGAAAAAACTGCAAAACTTACTGCAACAGGAACAAAAAGATGCTACCCGCGATGAAATTGCCAAGATGCAGAACAACAACAAATCGATCAAGAAAGAACTGGACCGTATGTTGGAACTGTACAAACAACTGGATTTTGAGCAAAAGCTGAACGAAAATGTCAATCAACTTAACAAGCTGGCAGAACAGCAACAAAAGCTGGCTGAGCAAACTCAACAGTCTGGCACCGACAAACAACAGCTACAACAGGAGCAGCAAAAACTACAGCAGGACTTTCAGAATGTAAAAAAATCATTGGATGACCTGAGCAAAGCTAACGAACAGTTGGAGCGCCGCAATAATTTTGACAAACCTGAAAAGGATGAAAATGCAGTAGAGCAAAGCATGCAGAACAGTAAAGATGAACTGCAAAAAAATAATCGCTCGAAATCAGCACAGGCTCAGCAACAGACTGCTAAACGCATGCAGCAAATGGCCAGCAAAATGCAGCAAAATGAGCAGGAAGGCGAACAGGAGCAAAACAGGATAGATGTGCAGCAACTGCGCGAATTGCTTAAAGTTTTGGTTAATAGCTCGTTCAATCAAGAAAAGGTAATGCAAAGCTTACGGGGCATGAGTAGCAATGACCCAAGCTACGTTAACATGGCGCAAAAACAAAAAGATATTAAAGATAACCTGAAAACTGCTGAAGATACCTTATATGCTTTAAGCCGACGTATACCCCAAATACAAGCTACTGTAAACCAAGAAGTAGGCAGCATTAATGATCATATTGATAAAGCGTTGGAAAATTTAGGCGACCGGCGTACACCAGAAGCGAACCGCAACCAGCAATATGCCATGACCTCGATGAATAATTTGGCATTAATGTTGAGCGAAGCATTGGAACACTTGCAAAATTCTATGAATAGCGGTAAGGGAGGTGGTAAAAAGCAACAATCTATAGCTCAGCTTAGCCAAATGCAACAGCAGTTAAACCAAAATATGCAAAAAATGCGTGAACAGCTGCAACAGCAAGGTAATCAGGGCAAAAGCCAGCAAGGTGGTCAGCAAAACCAGGCTCCTGGCAGCAGTATGAGCGAGCAGTTGGCCCGTATGGCCCGTCAGCAGCAGCAAATCAGGCAACAGCTTGAGCAGCTGAACCGTGAAAACAATAAAGATGGAACCGGCAAATTAGGCAATCTGGACAAAATTGCCAAAGATATGGAACAAACAGAAAGTGATCTCGTAAACAAGAAAATTACAGAAGAATCGTTAAAGAGACAGCAGCAGATTCAAACCCGCATGCTGGAAGCCGAAAAAGCAGAACAGGAACGAGAACAGGATAAGCAACGTGAAAGTCAGGCGGGAAAGGATTTGCCTCCTGGTTATATTAAAGCATTGCAAGGTTTTCAGCAACATAAAGCAAAACAAACAGAACAGCTGCAAACGGTGCCTTCCGCTTTGAATTTATATTACAAACAAAAAATTAAACGTTATTTTAGCCAAATTAATGCAAAATAA